The proteins below are encoded in one region of Sminthopsis crassicaudata isolate SCR6 chromosome 1, ASM4859323v1, whole genome shotgun sequence:
- the ABHD17B gene encoding alpha/beta hydrolase domain-containing protein 17B isoform X1, which translates to MRKKTNQKKDWKMNNLSFGELCCLFCCPPCPGKIASKLAFLPPDPTYTLMCDESGSRWTLHLSERADWQYSSREKDAIECFMTRTSKGNRIACMFVRCSPNAKYTLLFSHGNAVDLGQMSSFYIGLGSRINCNIFSYDYSGYGASSGKPTEKNLYADVDAAWLALRTRYGIRPENVIIYGQSIGTVPSVDLAARYESAAVILHSPLTSGMRVAFPDTKKTYCFDAFPNIDKVSKITSPVLIIHGTEDEVIDFSHGLALFERCQRPVEPLWVEGAGHNDVELYGQYLERLKQFVSHELVNL; encoded by the exons attgGAAGATGAATAATCTTTCATTTGGTGAACTATGTTGTCTCTTCTGCTGTCCACCCTGCCCAGGGAAAATTGCTTCTAAATTAGCATTTTTACCACCTGACCCAACTTATACTCTGATGTGTGATGAAAGTGGAAGTCGTTGGACCCTACATCTTTCAGAAAGAGCAGACTGGCAGtattcttccagagaaaaagatgcTATTGAGTGTTTTATGACTAGAACCAGTAAAGGTAACAGGATTGCCTGTATGTTTGTGCGTTGCTCACCCAATGCCAAATATACATTACTCTTCTCACATGGAAATGCTGTTGATCTTGGTCAGATGAGCAGTTTTTACATAGGACTGGGTTCAAGGATTAATTgcaatatattttcatatgattattctGGATATGGAGCAAGTTCTGGGAAACCAACAGAGAAGAACCTTTATGCAGATGTTGATGCAGCTTGGTTGGCTCTTAGAACAAG GTATGGTATCCGCCCTGAAAATGTGATTATATATGGCCAGAGTATAGGAACAGTACCATCCGTGGATCTTGCTGCCCGTTATGAGAGTGCTGCTGTCATTCTTCATTCCCCTCTGACCTCAGGAATGAGGGTAGCCTTTCCAGATACTAAGAAGACCTACTGCTTTGATGCATTCCCAAA CATTGACAAAGTTTCTAAAATAACCTCACCAGTGTTAATAATTCATGGGACTGAAGATGAAGTCATTGACTTTTCACATGGCCTCGCATTATTTGAACGCTGCCAAAGACCTGTGGAGCCTCTCTGGGTTGAAGGAGCAGGTCACAATGACGTGGAACTTTATGGACAGTACCTTGAACGATTGAAACAGTTTGTGTCACATGAACTAGTGAATTTGTAA
- the ABHD17B gene encoding alpha/beta hydrolase domain-containing protein 17B isoform X2, which translates to MNNLSFGELCCLFCCPPCPGKIASKLAFLPPDPTYTLMCDESGSRWTLHLSERADWQYSSREKDAIECFMTRTSKGNRIACMFVRCSPNAKYTLLFSHGNAVDLGQMSSFYIGLGSRINCNIFSYDYSGYGASSGKPTEKNLYADVDAAWLALRTRYGIRPENVIIYGQSIGTVPSVDLAARYESAAVILHSPLTSGMRVAFPDTKKTYCFDAFPNIDKVSKITSPVLIIHGTEDEVIDFSHGLALFERCQRPVEPLWVEGAGHNDVELYGQYLERLKQFVSHELVNL; encoded by the exons ATGAATAATCTTTCATTTGGTGAACTATGTTGTCTCTTCTGCTGTCCACCCTGCCCAGGGAAAATTGCTTCTAAATTAGCATTTTTACCACCTGACCCAACTTATACTCTGATGTGTGATGAAAGTGGAAGTCGTTGGACCCTACATCTTTCAGAAAGAGCAGACTGGCAGtattcttccagagaaaaagatgcTATTGAGTGTTTTATGACTAGAACCAGTAAAGGTAACAGGATTGCCTGTATGTTTGTGCGTTGCTCACCCAATGCCAAATATACATTACTCTTCTCACATGGAAATGCTGTTGATCTTGGTCAGATGAGCAGTTTTTACATAGGACTGGGTTCAAGGATTAATTgcaatatattttcatatgattattctGGATATGGAGCAAGTTCTGGGAAACCAACAGAGAAGAACCTTTATGCAGATGTTGATGCAGCTTGGTTGGCTCTTAGAACAAG GTATGGTATCCGCCCTGAAAATGTGATTATATATGGCCAGAGTATAGGAACAGTACCATCCGTGGATCTTGCTGCCCGTTATGAGAGTGCTGCTGTCATTCTTCATTCCCCTCTGACCTCAGGAATGAGGGTAGCCTTTCCAGATACTAAGAAGACCTACTGCTTTGATGCATTCCCAAA CATTGACAAAGTTTCTAAAATAACCTCACCAGTGTTAATAATTCATGGGACTGAAGATGAAGTCATTGACTTTTCACATGGCCTCGCATTATTTGAACGCTGCCAAAGACCTGTGGAGCCTCTCTGGGTTGAAGGAGCAGGTCACAATGACGTGGAACTTTATGGACAGTACCTTGAACGATTGAAACAGTTTGTGTCACATGAACTAGTGAATTTGTAA